From the genome of Vitis riparia cultivar Riparia Gloire de Montpellier isolate 1030 chromosome 2, EGFV_Vit.rip_1.0, whole genome shotgun sequence, one region includes:
- the LOC117905473 gene encoding probable carotenoid cleavage dioxygenase 4, chloroplastic — protein sequence MDAFSSSFLSSTFTFPSLTTRPPIAPSSLPQIPSLNISAVRIEEKQPQSLTAETSSQSSKTQVHKPPPPPPRRAALPTRNIPKKGAAEPSLPVTIFNALDDVINNFIDPPLRSSVDPRYVLSQNFAPVEELPPTECEVTDGSLPPWLDGAYIRNGPNPQFLPRGPYHLFDGDGMLHSIRISQGRAILCSRYVKTYKYTIERRAGSPILPNVFSGFNGLTASAARGALSAARILTGQFNPVNGIGLANTSLALFGGRLYALGESDLPYSLRLKPDGDIETLGRHDFDGKLVMSMTAHPKVDPETGEAFAFRYGPVPPFLTYFRFDAQGRKQPDVPIFSLTSPSFLHDFGITKKYAIFADIQIGMNPVEMVTGGSPVGTVPNKVPRLGIIPRYAKDESEMRWFNVPGFNIVHSINAWDEEDAIIMVAPNILSVEHTLERLDMIHASVEMVRIDLKTGMVTRHPLSTRNLDFAVINPGYVGKKNKYVYAAVGNPMPKISGVVKLDVSQTERKECIVGSRMYGPGCYGGEPFFVAREPDNPEAEEDDGYIVSYVHDEKSGESKFLVMDAKTPNLDIVAAVRLPRRVPYGFHGLFVRERDIKGL from the coding sequence ATGGACGCCTTCTCTTCCTCCTTCCTCTCATCTACTTTCACTTTCCCTTCCCTCACAACAAGACCACCAATCGCCCCATCATCACTGCCCCAAATTCCTTCTCTTAACATCTCTGCCGTCAGAATCGAAGAAAAACAACCACAAAGCTTGACTGCAGAAACATCATCCCAGTCTTCCAAGACCCAAGTCCACaaacctccaccaccaccaccccgACGAGCTGCTTTGCCAACCAGAAACATACCCAAAAAAGGAGCTGCAGAGCCGTCCCTGCCGGTCACCATTTTTAACGCACTGGACGATGTCATCAACAATTTCATAGACCCTCCACTCCGGTCCTCCGTAGACCCAAGGTACGTTCTCTCTCAAAACTTCGCCCCAGTGGAAGAGCTGCCGCCCACAGAATGTGAGGTAACAGACGGTTCGCTCCCACCATGGCTGGATGGCGCTTACATTCGCAACGGCCCCAATCCGCAGTTCCTTCCCCGTGGTCCTTATCACCTCTTTGATGGCGATGGCATGCTCCACTCCATCAGAATTTCCCAAGGCCGAGCCATTCTCTGCAGCCGTTATGTTAAGACTTACAAGTACACCATTGAGCGCCGCGCTGGCTCTCCAATTCTTCCTAATGTCTTCTCCGGATTCAACGGCCTCACTGCCTCCGCCGCGCGCGGTGCACTGTCCGCTGCCCGAATTCTCACCGGCCAGTTTAATCCCGTTAATGGCATTGGTCTCGCCAACACCAGCCTAGCTTTGTTCGGCGGCCGTCTCTACGCCTTGGGTGAATCTGATCTCCCTTACTCTTTGAGATTGAAGCCCGACGGAGATATCGAGACTCTGGGTCGGCATGATTTTGATGGGAAGCTGGTCATGAGCATGACAGCTCACCCTAAGGTAGATCCAGAGACCGGAGAGGCGTTTGCTTTCCGTTACGGGCCAGTGCCTCCATTCCTAACCTACTTCCGATTCGATGCTCAAGGGAGGAAACAACCTGATGTCCCAATCTTCTCACTGACTAGTCCATCGTTCCTCCATGACTTTGGAATCACCAAAAAATACGCCATATTTGCAGACATACAGATAGGAATGAACCCCGTGGAAATGGTCACCGGAGGCTCGCCGGTGGGTACAGTGCCGAACAAAGTACCCAGATTGGGAATCATACCACGTTACGCAAAAGATGAGTCCGAGATGAGGTGGTTCAACGTCCCGGGGTTCAATATCGTGCACTCCATCAACGCCTGGGATGAAGAAGATGCTATAATCATGGTGGCACCAAACATATTATCAGTGGAACATACCTTGGAGAGGTTGGATATGATCCATGCGTCGGTGGAGATGGTGAGAATAGACCTAAAAACAGGAATGGTGACGAGGCATCCGCTATCCACACGGAATCTGGACTTTGCGGTGATAAACCCAGGATATGTGGGGAAAAAGAACAAATACGTGTACGCAGCAGTGGGTAATCCGATGCCCAAGATATCAGGAGTGGTGAAGCTGGACGTGTCCCAAACTGAGCGCAAGGAGTGCATTGTGGGAAGCAGGATGTATGGACCAGGGTGCTATGGGGGCGAACCGTTCTTCGTGGCAAGGGAGCCAGATAATCCAGAGGCGGAGGAGGATGATGGGTACATAGTGTCGTATGTGCACGATGAGAAGAGTGGAGAGTCAAAGTTCTTGGTGATGGATGCCAAGACTCCTAATCTGGATATTGTGGCTGCCGTGAGGCTGCCTCGCCGGGTGCCTTACGGTTTCCATGGACTGTTTGTGAGGGAAAGGGACATTAAAGGACTCTGA